A DNA window from Ipomoea triloba cultivar NCNSP0323 chromosome 10, ASM357664v1 contains the following coding sequences:
- the LOC116031904 gene encoding uncharacterized protein LOC116031904, which produces MSSSQELISTHRENAEIYTDPAVCKEKTLELLREINMPSGLLPLDDILEVGRNPESGFVWLKQKKAKEHKFKKIGKLVWYDSEVTAFVEERRMKHVTGVKSKELLIWVTLSYISIPDPDAGKIMFATPAGLSRSYPVSAFEAEEEANEK; this is translated from the coding sequence ATGTCGTCGTCTCAAGAACTCATCTCGACCCACCGCGAAAACGCGGAGATCTACACCGATCCGGCGGTGTGCAAGGAGAAGACCCTGGAGCTCCTCCGGGAGATCAACATGCCGTCGGGGCTCCTCCCACTAGACGACATCCTGGAGGTGGGTCGGAACCCGGAATCCGGGTTCGTGTGGCTGAAGCAAAAGAAGGCGAAGGAGCACAAGTTTAAGAAGATCGGGAAACTCGTGTGGTACGACAGCGAGGTCACGGCCTTCGTGGAGGAGCGGCGGATGAAACACGTGACCGGCGTGAAGTCCAAGGAGCTCCTCATCTGGGTTACTCTCTCTTACATCTCCATTCCCGACCCTGACGCCGGAAAAATCATGTTTGCTACCCCGGCCGGCCTCTCTAGGTCCTACCCCGTCTCGGCTTTCGAAGCGGAAGAAGAAGCCAACGAGAAATGA